A part of Aquaspirillum sp. LM1 genomic DNA contains:
- a CDS encoding sulfite exporter TauE/SafE family protein: MGQPGEIGALLTVTGLGAVLGAALGGVGGLLGIGGGLLAIPVLALWFGMDQSMAQGTALVMIVPNVLLAFYRYRQHHAIPLSRALGLGGIAMLASYPAARLAVGLDHHTLQWVFIGFLLGLCVYLCWLVARPPRAHAPQPRVLSARYLPVVGVVSGVFSGLFTVGGGLVATPMLVRGFGHRQAAAQGLALALVVPGSLIALSTYASAGQVSWSLGLPMALGGLSTISWGVACARRLPERWLRSVFIGFLLVTTALMWPG, encoded by the coding sequence ATGGGACAGCCAGGCGAAATCGGGGCATTGCTGACAGTCACCGGGCTGGGCGCGGTGCTGGGGGCCGCGCTGGGCGGGGTGGGTGGCTTGCTGGGCATTGGCGGCGGGCTGCTGGCCATTCCGGTGCTGGCGCTGTGGTTTGGCATGGATCAATCCATGGCGCAGGGCACCGCGCTGGTGATGATTGTGCCCAATGTGCTGCTGGCGTTTTACCGCTACCGTCAGCACCACGCCATCCCACTGAGCCGGGCGCTGGGCCTGGGCGGCATTGCCATGCTGGCCTCCTACCCGGCAGCGCGGCTGGCAGTGGGGCTGGACCATCACACCCTGCAATGGGTGTTTATCGGCTTTTTGCTTGGGCTATGTGTGTATCTGTGCTGGCTGGTGGCACGCCCGCCACGGGCGCACGCACCGCAGCCACGGGTGTTGTCTGCCCGTTATCTGCCGGTGGTGGGGGTGGTCAGCGGGGTGTTTTCCGGGCTGTTTACCGTAGGGGGCGGGCTGGTGGCCACGCCGATGCTGGTACGCGGCTTTGGTCATCGCCAGGCCGCTGCGCAGGGGCTGGCGCTGGCGCTGGTGGTACCCGGCTCGCTGATTGCGCTGAGCACCTATGCCAGCGCCGGGCAGGTCAGCTGGTCGCTGGGCCTGCCCATGGCGCTGGGCGGGCTCTCCACCATTTCCTGGGGCGTGGCCTGCGCCCGCCGCCTGCCAGAGCGCTGGCTGCGCAGCGTGTTCATCGGCTTTTTGCTGGTGACCACCGCGCTGATGTGGCCGGGTTGA
- a CDS encoding LysR family transcriptional regulator produces MDGLSDLAFFTALLRAGSLAALAREQGVTPPVISRRLAALEARLGLRLLQRTTRRMHLTQEGELYAQRGQALLDELHALEADVAARHLAPRGLLRVNASFGFGRCHIAPAVSDFARCYPQVGVQLTLTDRPMNLVETGLDLGIRVGGLPDSRDHACRLAANRRLLCAAPDYLARCPAPTTPEALGRHQCIVIRENNQAYGNWQLRQGHRQVTVKVDGALSTNDGSTALAWGLAGHGILLRSTWEIAPLLRSGQLIEVLPHWQFPPADVYAVYPQRAHAPAKLRVFVDFLLARFAGHRGPDPQAAW; encoded by the coding sequence ATGGACGGGCTATCCGATCTGGCGTTCTTTACCGCCTTACTGCGCGCCGGCAGCCTGGCGGCGCTGGCGCGCGAGCAGGGCGTGACCCCGCCCGTGATCAGCCGGCGGCTGGCGGCGCTGGAGGCGCGGCTGGGCTTGCGCTTATTGCAGCGCACCACCCGGCGCATGCACCTGACCCAGGAAGGCGAGCTGTACGCGCAACGCGGCCAGGCGCTGCTGGACGAACTGCACGCGCTGGAAGCCGACGTGGCTGCCCGCCATCTGGCCCCGCGCGGACTGTTGCGGGTAAATGCCTCGTTTGGCTTTGGCCGTTGCCATATTGCCCCGGCTGTCAGTGACTTTGCCCGCTGCTACCCGCAGGTGGGGGTGCAACTGACGCTGACCGACCGGCCAATGAATCTGGTGGAAACCGGTCTTGATCTGGGCATCCGCGTGGGCGGCCTGCCCGACAGCCGCGACCACGCCTGCCGGCTGGCGGCCAATCGCCGGCTGCTGTGCGCCGCGCCAGACTATCTGGCGCGCTGCCCGGCACCCACTACGCCGGAGGCGCTGGGACGGCATCAGTGCATTGTGATCCGGGAAAACAATCAGGCGTATGGCAACTGGCAGCTGCGTCAGGGCCACCGGCAGGTGACGGTGAAGGTGGATGGCGCGCTGTCCACCAACGATGGCAGCACCGCACTGGCATGGGGGCTGGCCGGCCACGGCATTTTATTGCGCTCCACCTGGGAAATTGCGCCGCTGCTGCGCAGTGGCCAGTTGATTGAAGTCTTGCCGCACTGGCAGTTTCCCCCGGCGGACGTGTATGCGGTCTATCCGCAACGCGCCCACGCGCCAGCCAAGCTACGGGTGTTTGTCGATTTCTTGCTGGCGCGCTTTGCCGGGCATCGTGGGCCAGATCCACAGGCGGCGTGGTAG
- a CDS encoding sulfite exporter TauE/SafE family protein: MSTWYVVWPGMLLLGAALGFCGGLLGIGGGILAIPVLALWFGMDQSVAQGTALVMIAPNVVIAFWRYSQHHPIALKLAASLGLISILVSYPAARLAVSLDNATLRWIFIGFLLWLIAYLSWQLYARRAGDAPPRILPARWLPLVAVVAGAFSGLFTVGGGTVSSPMLVRLFGYRQAAAQGLALCMIVPSSLVAMATYTHAGVVNWWLGFPMAIGGLTTISHGVALAQKLPDRKLRGIFVLFLIVTVALMLPK, translated from the coding sequence ATGTCTACTTGGTATGTGGTGTGGCCGGGAATGCTGCTATTGGGCGCAGCGCTGGGCTTTTGTGGCGGCTTGCTGGGCATTGGCGGGGGCATTCTGGCCATTCCGGTGCTGGCGCTGTGGTTTGGTATGGATCAATCTGTGGCGCAGGGCACCGCACTGGTGATGATTGCCCCCAATGTGGTGATAGCGTTCTGGCGCTACTCCCAGCACCACCCGATTGCACTGAAACTGGCCGCCAGCCTGGGCTTGATCTCGATCCTGGTGTCTTACCCGGCAGCGCGGCTGGCGGTGTCGCTGGACAATGCCACGCTGCGCTGGATATTCATTGGCTTTCTGCTCTGGCTGATTGCCTACCTCAGCTGGCAGTTGTACGCCCGCCGCGCCGGCGATGCGCCGCCGCGTATACTGCCCGCCCGCTGGTTACCGCTGGTTGCAGTGGTGGCCGGGGCGTTTTCCGGGCTGTTTACCGTGGGCGGCGGCACGGTGTCTTCGCCGATGCTGGTGCGGCTGTTTGGCTACCGCCAAGCAGCCGCACAAGGGTTGGCGCTGTGCATGATCGTGCCCAGCTCACTGGTGGCGATGGCCACCTACACCCACGCGGGCGTGGTGAACTGGTGGCTGGGCTTCCCCATGGCGATTGGCGGGCTGACCACCATCTCGCACGGGGTGGCGCTGGCGCAGAAACTGCCCGACCGCAAGCTGCGTGGCATTTTTGTGCTGTTCCTGATCGTGACCGTGGCGCTGATGCTGCCAAAATAA